A single region of the Candidatus Binatus sp. genome encodes:
- a CDS encoding AAA-associated domain-containing protein codes for MAPASIYPLPDCALSLVFGLLELLEDRGGREDGYKIARDLNFKFGDLLQVMKAAEILGFVSTPAGDVVLEPLGKQIIDAKVNERKLLVRGQLKQHSLFSYFIRLLHGQEDKSVTKEIVLSHLAMLLPSEKPERQFITMVNWGRFAELFGYNKDEDRFYLDNE; via the coding sequence ATGGCTCCTGCGTCCATATATCCGCTTCCAGATTGCGCGCTGAGTCTGGTCTTCGGCTTGCTCGAATTGCTCGAGGATCGCGGCGGGCGCGAGGACGGTTACAAAATAGCGCGCGATCTCAATTTCAAATTCGGCGATCTGCTCCAGGTGATGAAGGCCGCGGAAATCCTCGGCTTCGTTTCAACTCCGGCCGGCGACGTGGTGCTCGAGCCGCTGGGAAAACAAATCATCGACGCGAAAGTCAACGAACGCAAGTTGCTCGTGCGCGGGCAGTTGAAGCAACACAGCCTCTTCAGCTACTTCATCCGCCTCCTGCATGGCCAGGAGGACAAGTCCGTTACCAAGGAGATCGTGCTCAGCCACCTCGCGATGCTGCTGCCGAGCGAAAAGCCCGAGCGCCAGTTCATTACGATGGTGAACTGGGGGCGTTTCGCCGAGCTGTTCGGCTATAACAAGGACGAGGACCGTTTTTATCTCGACAACGAATAG